One Prunus dulcis chromosome 7, ALMONDv2, whole genome shotgun sequence DNA segment encodes these proteins:
- the LOC117635164 gene encoding defensin-like protein 1: protein MERKSCIALVLLLFIVLASQEMVVPSEARVCQSQSHGFRGPCIRHHNCALVCRNEGFSGGRCRGFRRRCFCTRLC, encoded by the exons ATGGAGAGGAAATCTTGCATTGCGCTTGTACTTTTGCTCTTCATTGTCTTGGCTTCAC AAGAGATGGTGGTGCCAAGCGAGGCAAGGGTTTGTCAGTCACAGAGCCATGGGTTCCGTGGACCATGCATCCGCCACCACAACTGTGCTCTCGTCTGCAGGAACGAAGGCTTCTCCGGTGGCAGATGCCGCGGCTTTCGTCGCCGTTGCTTTTGCACTCGCCTCTGTTGA
- the LOC117635213 gene encoding uncharacterized protein LOC117635213, producing the protein MIGKSADSNLRSGSLLLRDSRLRILGDKSPIRKVRGLESTTESNSEYVPSKTQHNSHNTEECISLRKIVERLIREGKLDQYIARPPQAPVLNGNRQINMINTISGGPTLACTSNRSVKQYVRVAHYPQVFGIKVNRHHKVLKVGWEPITFYEEEEEGILCPHDDPMIIRADITDYDVGRVLIDIGSSVNVIFAVAFRGMGISGCEYISQEV; encoded by the exons ATGATAGGGAAGTCGGCAGACAGCAATCTCCGATCAGGGTCATTGCTTCTCCGAGACTCACGATTGAGGATTTTGGGAGATAAATCGCCGATTCGAAAAGTGCGGGGcttggaatccaccaccgaATCAAACTCCGAGTATGTCCCCTCCAAGACTCAG CACAACAGTCATAATACTGAGGAGTGCATAAGCCTGAGGAAAATCGTGGAACGTTTGATTCGGGAGGGAAAGCTAGATCAATACATTGCCAGACCACCGCAAGCACCAGTCCTAAACGGGAACCGACAGATAAATATGATCAACACTATCAGCGGGGGCCCCACCCTTGCGTGTACGAGTAACCGTTCGGTGAAGCAATATGTACGGGTTGCGCACTACCCTCAAGTCTTCGGCATAAAAGTCAACCGGCACCACAAAGTTCTGAAGGTAGGGTGGGAGCCCATCACATTttatgaagaagaggaagaagggaTCCTTTGCCCCCATGATGACCCGATGATCATTCGAGCTGATATCACCGACTATGATGTAGGGCGGGTACTGATCGACATCGGAAGTTCGGTAAATGTAATTTTTGCCGTTGCTTTCAGAGGAATGGGAATATCAGGATGCGAATACATTAGTCAAGAAGTGTGA
- the LOC117635916 gene encoding uncharacterized GPI-anchored protein At1g61900-like isoform X3: protein MITYVNLYDTRGLVMDCFQTVSHLKGSLCCQLLLFFIWLSSFQEAVALQTVYEQSHVSSIPDLAKPPTSGLFGPIEISPAVIPHYTDPDEPFPPMYPTFPTRYEPVLTGKCPVNFSAISSIMDKTASDCSLPLAAVVGNVICCPQFSSLIRIFQGLYSFTSDKLALQNSVANNCFTDITNILASRGANSTIPTLCSINSVNLTGGSCPVKDVVSFEKAVNSSRLLEACTTVDPLKECCRPICQPEIMDAALKISGKQFSLNENKNLVGELSHVDTLTDCKGVVFTYLSRKLSPDAVNTAFRILSACKVNKVCPLDFKQPTEVIKECRNVAAPGPSCCSSLNAYISGIQKQMLITNRQAIVCATMFGSMLRKGGVMSNIYELCDVDLKDFSIQAAYGQQGCLLRSLPSDMIFDNSTGYSFTCDLSDNIAAPWPSSSSISSFSLCGPGCRGGRVEFLIPIVSFFIFITLLY from the exons ATGATTACTTATGTAAATCTCTATGATACCAGAGGGCTAGTTATGGACTGCTTTCAAACTGTTAGTCATCTCAAAG GTTCTCTGTGCTGTcagttattattattctttatCTGGTTATCAAGTTTTCAAGAAGCAGTGGCATTGCAGACAGTCTATGAGCAAAGTCATGTTTCCTCCATTCCAGATCTAGCTAAACCACCTACTAGTGGACTCTTTGGTCCCATAGAAATATCACCTGCTGTTATTCCACATTACACAGATCCTGATGAGCCTTTTCCACCAATGTACCCAACTTTTCCAACTAGATATGAGCCTGTTTTAACTGGGAAGTGTCCTGTAAATTTCTCTGCTATATCGAGTATCATGGACAAAACAGCATCTGATTGTTCTCTACCCTTGGCAGCAGTTGTGGGAAATGTGATATGTTGCCCACAGTTTAGTAGTTTGATCCGCATCTTCCAGGGTCTCTATAGCTTCACATCTGATAAGTTGGCTTTGCAAAATTCGGTTGCAAATAATTGTTTTACAGACATTACCAATATCTTAGCCAGTAGGGGTGCGAACAGTACAATACCTACACTTTGCTCCATAAATTCAGTAAACCTTACAGGTGGGTCTTGTCCAGTGAAGGATGTTGTTTCCTTTGAGAAAGCAGTAAATTCAAGCAGATTACTGGAGGCCTGCACCACTGTTGATCCTCTTAAAGAGTGCTGCAGACCAATTTGTCAGCCTGAAATCATGGATGCTGCACTTAAGATTTCAGGAAAACAATTTTCGTTGAACGAGAATAAGAATTTGGTGGGTGAGTTATCTCATGTTGATACTTTGACTGACTGTAAAGGAGTGGTTTTTACCTATCTTTCAAGGAAACTCTCGCCAGATGCTGTAAATACTGCATTTCGAATATTATCTGCCTGCAAAGTTAACAAGG TTTGCCCTTTGGATTTTAAGCAGCCTACGGAAGTGATTAAAGAATGTCGCAATGTTGCTGCCCCCGGTCCTTCCTGCTGTAGCTCATTAAACGCTTACATCTCAGGAATACAAAAGCAAATGTTAATTACAAATAGACAAGCTATAGTCTGCGCTACAATGTTTGGGTCCATGTTGAGGAAAGGAGGGGTCATGTCTAATATTTATGAGCTTTGTGATGTTGACTTGAAAGACTTTAGCATTCAAG CAGCATATGGTCAACAAG GGTGTCTACTTCGAAGCTTGCCCTCAGATATGATATTTGACAATTCAACCGGCTACAGCTTTACATGTGATTTGAGTGACAACATTGCAGCACCATGGCCTTCGTCATCCTCAATTTCCTCGTTCTCCCTTTGTGGGCCTG GCTGTCGTGGTGGTCGGGTGGAATTTCTGATACCcattgtttcattttttattttcattaccTTATTGTACTGA
- the LOC117635916 gene encoding uncharacterized GPI-anchored protein At1g61900-like isoform X2, with protein sequence MITYVNLYDTRGLVMDCFQTVSHLKGSLCCQLLLFFIWLSSFQEAVALQTVYEQSHVSSIPDLAKPPTSGLFGPIEISPAVIPHYTDPDEPFPPMYPTFPTRYEPVLTGKCPVNFSAISSIMDKTASDCSLPLAAVVGNVICCPQFSSLIRIFQGLYSFTSDKLALQNSVANNCFTDITNILASRGANSTIPTLCSINSVNLTGGSCPVKDVVSFEKAVNSSRLLEACTTVDPLKECCRPICQPEIMDAALKISGKQFSLNENKNLVGELSHVDTLTDCKGVVFTYLSRKLSPDAVNTAFRILSACKVNKVCPLDFKQPTEVIKECRNVAAPGPSCCSSLNAYISGIQKQMLITNRQAIVCATMFGSMLRKGGVMSNIYELCDVDLKDFSIQAYGQQGCLLRSLPSDMIFDNSTGYSFTCDLSDNIAAPWPSSSSISSFSLCGPEMSLPALPTSETFKNPGCRGGRVEFLIPIVSFFIFITLLY encoded by the exons ATGATTACTTATGTAAATCTCTATGATACCAGAGGGCTAGTTATGGACTGCTTTCAAACTGTTAGTCATCTCAAAG GTTCTCTGTGCTGTcagttattattattctttatCTGGTTATCAAGTTTTCAAGAAGCAGTGGCATTGCAGACAGTCTATGAGCAAAGTCATGTTTCCTCCATTCCAGATCTAGCTAAACCACCTACTAGTGGACTCTTTGGTCCCATAGAAATATCACCTGCTGTTATTCCACATTACACAGATCCTGATGAGCCTTTTCCACCAATGTACCCAACTTTTCCAACTAGATATGAGCCTGTTTTAACTGGGAAGTGTCCTGTAAATTTCTCTGCTATATCGAGTATCATGGACAAAACAGCATCTGATTGTTCTCTACCCTTGGCAGCAGTTGTGGGAAATGTGATATGTTGCCCACAGTTTAGTAGTTTGATCCGCATCTTCCAGGGTCTCTATAGCTTCACATCTGATAAGTTGGCTTTGCAAAATTCGGTTGCAAATAATTGTTTTACAGACATTACCAATATCTTAGCCAGTAGGGGTGCGAACAGTACAATACCTACACTTTGCTCCATAAATTCAGTAAACCTTACAGGTGGGTCTTGTCCAGTGAAGGATGTTGTTTCCTTTGAGAAAGCAGTAAATTCAAGCAGATTACTGGAGGCCTGCACCACTGTTGATCCTCTTAAAGAGTGCTGCAGACCAATTTGTCAGCCTGAAATCATGGATGCTGCACTTAAGATTTCAGGAAAACAATTTTCGTTGAACGAGAATAAGAATTTGGTGGGTGAGTTATCTCATGTTGATACTTTGACTGACTGTAAAGGAGTGGTTTTTACCTATCTTTCAAGGAAACTCTCGCCAGATGCTGTAAATACTGCATTTCGAATATTATCTGCCTGCAAAGTTAACAAGG TTTGCCCTTTGGATTTTAAGCAGCCTACGGAAGTGATTAAAGAATGTCGCAATGTTGCTGCCCCCGGTCCTTCCTGCTGTAGCTCATTAAACGCTTACATCTCAGGAATACAAAAGCAAATGTTAATTACAAATAGACAAGCTATAGTCTGCGCTACAATGTTTGGGTCCATGTTGAGGAAAGGAGGGGTCATGTCTAATATTTATGAGCTTTGTGATGTTGACTTGAAAGACTTTAGCATTCAAG CATATGGTCAACAAG GGTGTCTACTTCGAAGCTTGCCCTCAGATATGATATTTGACAATTCAACCGGCTACAGCTTTACATGTGATTTGAGTGACAACATTGCAGCACCATGGCCTTCGTCATCCTCAATTTCCTCGTTCTCCCTTTGTGGGCCTG AGATGTCATTGCCTGCACTACCAACATCGGAGACTTTTAAAAATCCTG GCTGTCGTGGTGGTCGGGTGGAATTTCTGATACCcattgtttcattttttattttcattaccTTATTGTACTGA
- the LOC117635916 gene encoding uncharacterized GPI-anchored protein At1g61900-like isoform X1, producing the protein MITYVNLYDTRGLVMDCFQTVSHLKGSLCCQLLLFFIWLSSFQEAVALQTVYEQSHVSSIPDLAKPPTSGLFGPIEISPAVIPHYTDPDEPFPPMYPTFPTRYEPVLTGKCPVNFSAISSIMDKTASDCSLPLAAVVGNVICCPQFSSLIRIFQGLYSFTSDKLALQNSVANNCFTDITNILASRGANSTIPTLCSINSVNLTGGSCPVKDVVSFEKAVNSSRLLEACTTVDPLKECCRPICQPEIMDAALKISGKQFSLNENKNLVGELSHVDTLTDCKGVVFTYLSRKLSPDAVNTAFRILSACKVNKVCPLDFKQPTEVIKECRNVAAPGPSCCSSLNAYISGIQKQMLITNRQAIVCATMFGSMLRKGGVMSNIYELCDVDLKDFSIQAAYGQQGCLLRSLPSDMIFDNSTGYSFTCDLSDNIAAPWPSSSSISSFSLCGPEMSLPALPTSETFKNPGCRGGRVEFLIPIVSFFIFITLLY; encoded by the exons ATGATTACTTATGTAAATCTCTATGATACCAGAGGGCTAGTTATGGACTGCTTTCAAACTGTTAGTCATCTCAAAG GTTCTCTGTGCTGTcagttattattattctttatCTGGTTATCAAGTTTTCAAGAAGCAGTGGCATTGCAGACAGTCTATGAGCAAAGTCATGTTTCCTCCATTCCAGATCTAGCTAAACCACCTACTAGTGGACTCTTTGGTCCCATAGAAATATCACCTGCTGTTATTCCACATTACACAGATCCTGATGAGCCTTTTCCACCAATGTACCCAACTTTTCCAACTAGATATGAGCCTGTTTTAACTGGGAAGTGTCCTGTAAATTTCTCTGCTATATCGAGTATCATGGACAAAACAGCATCTGATTGTTCTCTACCCTTGGCAGCAGTTGTGGGAAATGTGATATGTTGCCCACAGTTTAGTAGTTTGATCCGCATCTTCCAGGGTCTCTATAGCTTCACATCTGATAAGTTGGCTTTGCAAAATTCGGTTGCAAATAATTGTTTTACAGACATTACCAATATCTTAGCCAGTAGGGGTGCGAACAGTACAATACCTACACTTTGCTCCATAAATTCAGTAAACCTTACAGGTGGGTCTTGTCCAGTGAAGGATGTTGTTTCCTTTGAGAAAGCAGTAAATTCAAGCAGATTACTGGAGGCCTGCACCACTGTTGATCCTCTTAAAGAGTGCTGCAGACCAATTTGTCAGCCTGAAATCATGGATGCTGCACTTAAGATTTCAGGAAAACAATTTTCGTTGAACGAGAATAAGAATTTGGTGGGTGAGTTATCTCATGTTGATACTTTGACTGACTGTAAAGGAGTGGTTTTTACCTATCTTTCAAGGAAACTCTCGCCAGATGCTGTAAATACTGCATTTCGAATATTATCTGCCTGCAAAGTTAACAAGG TTTGCCCTTTGGATTTTAAGCAGCCTACGGAAGTGATTAAAGAATGTCGCAATGTTGCTGCCCCCGGTCCTTCCTGCTGTAGCTCATTAAACGCTTACATCTCAGGAATACAAAAGCAAATGTTAATTACAAATAGACAAGCTATAGTCTGCGCTACAATGTTTGGGTCCATGTTGAGGAAAGGAGGGGTCATGTCTAATATTTATGAGCTTTGTGATGTTGACTTGAAAGACTTTAGCATTCAAG CAGCATATGGTCAACAAG GGTGTCTACTTCGAAGCTTGCCCTCAGATATGATATTTGACAATTCAACCGGCTACAGCTTTACATGTGATTTGAGTGACAACATTGCAGCACCATGGCCTTCGTCATCCTCAATTTCCTCGTTCTCCCTTTGTGGGCCTG AGATGTCATTGCCTGCACTACCAACATCGGAGACTTTTAAAAATCCTG GCTGTCGTGGTGGTCGGGTGGAATTTCTGATACCcattgtttcattttttattttcattaccTTATTGTACTGA